Proteins encoded in a region of the Flammeovirga yaeyamensis genome:
- a CDS encoding GNAT family N-acetyltransferase, with product MGYITIKVKTTYLELKNNLVTQYTFPFEVDVLPWQPKDTQEYLKVYKAVGDAWGWTGSTLLDEETLSRRIHSPSRIFYLLKVSDEVAGFIEFVLDDKKEVEILYFGLTPNFIGKKLGLPFLSTTIDKVIQLYDIKKVWLHTCEYDHPSAIKNYKKVGFEVIKEELVEEPYDEDYLEEFKKKYHG from the coding sequence ATGGGATATATCACCATCAAAGTTAAAACTACCTATCTAGAATTAAAAAATAATCTAGTAACACAATATACTTTTCCTTTTGAAGTAGATGTTCTTCCTTGGCAACCTAAAGACACTCAAGAATACTTAAAAGTGTATAAGGCAGTGGGTGATGCTTGGGGATGGACAGGTAGCACTTTATTAGATGAAGAAACACTTTCCCGTAGGATTCATTCTCCTTCGAGAATATTCTACCTTTTAAAGGTAAGTGATGAAGTAGCTGGGTTTATTGAGTTTGTTCTTGATGATAAAAAGGAAGTTGAAATATTATACTTTGGCTTAACGCCTAATTTTATTGGTAAAAAACTTGGATTACCCTTTTTAAGTACAACAATTGATAAAGTAATCCAACTATATGATATCAAAAAAGTGTGGTTGCATACTTGTGAATACGATCACCCTTCTGCGATAAAAAATTATAAAAAAGTAGGCTTTGAAGTCATCAAAGAAGAACTGGTGGAAGAACCCTACGATGAAGACTATTTAGAAGAATTTAAAAAGAAATATCATGGATAA